In the Silvanigrella aquatica genome, AAGCCCTCTTTCTTTTAGAAATGATGTTGCTAAAATTTCTATTGTAGGAGTCGGAATGCGCACGCATGCGGGAGTAGCCGCACGCATGTTTCAAGTATTAGCGGCTCAAAATATTGAAATTTTATTGGTAACAACTTCCGAAATTAAGGTAGGATGTTTGATTCCAAGAGAAAAACTAAAACAAGCTGTTCAAGTTTTGCACAAAGAATTTCTGTCACTCCGCCTTTAAAATTTCACTCGCATTTAAGCCGGTTAATTTCTTAAGTCTAAATATAAACCACCATAAACCAAACAAAGAAATTACTGTTTTAGGCAGCGCAATAACAATATAACTTTTCCAAGTCATTTCTGCTAATTCTTTATTAAATGCCTCCGTTCCCGAAGGACTTACAATAATATCTATTGCTAAAATAAAATTTAATAGTCCACTTAAAAAGAAGGCGCATCCAAAAACCATGGTAATTTGCCACATTAAAACTTTAAAAGCATTTTCTGCTTTTTTTTCTTTTAATTTGCTTTCTAAAAATTCTATTTTAAATATGTTTTCATTATAAATAAAATAATTAACAAAAGGCTTGCCAATCCAAGCGGAAACAATAGTAAAGATACCTAAAAAAGTAGGAATGGCTGCTTCTTGAATGGCAAACCACAATCCATCTACTTTAAAACAGGCAAAAATGCCTTTTATAAGAATACTGGTAATGCCAAGAACGGCGATGAGGCTGGCTTGTTTTCTTTTGAAGTAGTCATAAATTCCATAAATTAAGGACACAGAAAGAGACAGCAATAAAGCATTCAAGGGTCCTAAAGTAGAACTTAATTTATTTAAAACAAGAACGGGAATAATGACAAAAAATAACAGCGATAATAAAAAATTTTCTTTCGATTTTTTATCCACTACAGGAGCGTCTACATTGTTTTGAACCATTTTATTTTCCATAAAAGCTTTCTTTTAAACCAAAGAGTAATCCCAACAAAGCGCATTCAACCTAACACACATTAGGAAATAAAGCATACCCAGATTTGCACAAATAGACTTCATAATCCCAAAATATCTCATACTGTATAATAAAAATCAGAGACTTACTCAAACAGCCAAACATGAAATTATAAGAAAAGGGTGTGAAAGTCTCAAAACTTTATGATACCAATTATTTTTTTTTAAATTAAATAATTTCAAATAGTTAGAGCAAAAAGACTTCTCTTTTTATCTCAATTAAATCTCAGCAAATTTGAAATTCTCCCGATATCAATACCATTCATTCGTAAAAATGGGGTCGAAAAAATGGAATTTAATTTAGAGGATTTCAACTTAAGCACAGTCCATGAAATTATTAATTATATCAGCAATAGAACCAAAGAATTAGGATTTGACATGGCTTCACGCCCCCAAACAGGAGCGCTTTTGCGAGTCTTAGCAGCATCTAAACCCAAAGGAACGTTTTTAGAAATTGGAACAGGAACAGGCTTTGGGACGGCATGGCTTCTCGAAGGTATGGATGCGGATTCCAAACTCATCAGTGTAGAGTCCGATGCCAAAGTTCAAAGTGTGGCGAAAGAAGCATTTCAAAGAGATACAAGACTTGAATTGGTTTATGAAAATGGAGCCAAATTTTTAAAGAAACAAGCACCAAACTCATTTGACATGATTTTTGCTGACGCCTTTCCTGGAAAATATGAACTCTTAAAGGAGACATTAGAATTATTAAAACCAGGTGGACTTTATGTTGTAGATGACATGTTACCGCAAATAGATTGGCCAGCGGATCATTATCCTCTTGCAAAAGGTGTTTTAGAGAATCTGAAAAAATTAAATAATGTAACATCTGTAGGCTTACATTGGTCTAGTGGATTGATTCTCTTAGTTCCAAAAACTTAAAATTAAATAAATATTTTCTCCAATTTAAGGAGTTTAAAAAATGCTGAAAAATAAATCATATTTTAATCCTAATAGCAATGATGAAAAATGGGATTTTTTTCGCAAAAATTATACCTTAGATGATGAGAAAATTCATTTTTCATTAGCAATTCATGTTCCACATAGCATTTCCTTAAATAAAGAAATCGATCAATTTCGAAAAATGATTGATTTTAACCCTGACTTTATGAGACGTGAAAGACATAAATACACTAATCAGACATTAGATGCTGCGGCACGTTATCTTGGGACGGATAAAAATTTAATATCCTTAACTGATAGTTCGACAATGAGCCTAGCTCTTATTCTAAATGGACTTCAATTTAATAAAGGTGATGAAATTATCACAACAAATAGTGAGCATTATTCTTTAGAAAAACTTTGCGAAAATACTGCACTTAACAAAGAATTAAAAATTAAAAAAGTAAACTTAATTAATGAAAATAATAAATTTAAAAAAAATACATTCATTGAAAATATAATTAAAGAAATCAATAATAAAACGTCAATTATTGCTATTTCATGGGTAAACTCAAGATATGGTATTAAACTTCCACTTAAAGAGATTTCAATTGAAATTGAAAAAATAAATTATTCACGTGACGAAAATAATAAAATACTTTTATGTGTTGATGGTGTTCATGGTTTTGCTATTGAATATTTAGAAAGTATTCATGATTTAGGTGTCGATTTCTTTGCTACAGGTTGTCACAAATGGCTATTTGGTCCTAGAGGAACAGGATTGTTATGGGGAACTGAAAGAGCTTGGAAAAAATTAAATCCTATAATTCCTTCTTTTGAAAAAATTGCTTGGGATCATTATTTGGAGTGGGATGGAAAAACAGTAACAGAAAATGACCTTATTAAATCAAAAATGTGCACACCTGGTGGATTTAAATCATTTGAATATATTTGGGCTCTACGTCATGCCTTTGAATATCATGAACACATTGGCAAAAAGAAAATACATGATAGAGTTCATGATTTAAGTGTTATATGCAAAAATGAGTTGAGCGCAATTCCTAATTTGACAATGTACACACCTATGGAATCAGAATTTTCTTCAGGATTTATATGTTTTAATATTGCTGGTATCAAAGCTTGTGAAATAGTTCAAAAAATGGCCGAATATAATATTATTATAGGTCAATCTCCTTACAAGGAATCCTGTGCAAGAATAACGCCTTGTATTTATAATACAGAAAAAGAGATTCTTTTAGCTTGTAAAAAAATTAAAGAAATATCTGAAGAGATAAAATAGCATGAATGAAAATAAATATGACATTATAATTATAGGTGCTGGCGCACAAGCAATTTCCTTTTTAGCTGGTATATGCTCGTATATTAAAAAAAATGACAATCATTATAATTTAAAAATCGGTATTATTGATAAAAAAGAAAATTTTGGTTGTGGCCGTGTTTATAATCATGATTTCCCATGGATTCTCATGAATACGCCCGCAACTGATCTTTCGATTGATAAAAATAATCGTTTTGAATTCTACGAATGGATAAAAAAAACGATCGATCCCTCAATTTTACTTGAAAATAATTATGATTTTGTTCCAAGAAATGTATTTGGATTATATTTAAAAGATAAATACATTGATTTTAAAAATCAACTCTATAATAAAGGCATTATCCTGGAAGATATTATTGATTATGCAAAAGATATATCAATAGATAAAAACGAAAAAGTAGATATTTTACTTGAATCAAAAAATAATATTAAAACAAATTATGTTGTTTTTGCAACAGGACCAAGCAATTCAGATGATTATTACAATCTAAAAATATGCAAAAACTATATACACAACCCATTGCCAGCAAATCAAAAATTAATAAATATTCCCAAAGATGCTAATGTAGGAATTATCGGTTCTAATTTAACAGCTATTGACGTTGCTGTAACTTTAAAACATTTAGGTCACACGGGAAATATTTTTATGGCTTCTCGAAATGGCAAACTTCCTGAGGTTAAAGGCAAATATTTAAAGTCATATCCACCACACAATGCTCAATATTTAAATTTTAAAAAATTATCAGAACACAAAAAGGATTCACTCAGTTTAAAAGATCTCATTCGTTACATTAGAAAAGATTTAGCGTTACATGGCTATCATTGGAGAAACTTCTTTTTTGAAAAAAATTCTAAACCAGAAAGTTTTGAAGATTTTAAGTGCCGTGTGGAAGAAGCTCAAACAAGCCCTACTCCCTTCAACATCGTACTTGGAATTATTCCCGAAATTGCAAAAACATGGCGACTTGTTTCGCAAGATCAAATTGATCTCTTCATGTCAAATTACTATAGACAAGTTCATCAAAAACACGGCGCTATTCCTTTAGTAAATGCAGAAAAAATTCTAAAATTGATGGAAACAGGTCAACTTTTATTAAAAGGAAATTTAACTGACGTAAATTTTAAAAATCAGCAATTCAATTTAAATTTTAAAAATCAGGAATCGTTAAAATGTGATTTTGTAATAAATGCCACGGGTCCTAAAAAAACAATTTGTCAAAATGTTCCCAAATTACCATTTACAACACTCTGCGCATCTGGAAATGTAAATGAAACTCATATTGGCGGCATAATAATAGATATAAATACGGGTAAAATATTGACTAAAAATGGATTTTATCAAAATAAATTAAGAGCTATAGGACATAATGCAGAAGGCTCTCATCCCTTTATAAATAATTTTGCTTGGATTTTAGAAACAAGCTTTGAGGTTGCGGAATCCTTATTTTGTGAGGTTATTAATGCAAAAAGAACTGATGGCACTTGAAGATTTAATTTGTATTGTTGATGCCTATTCAACAGGAAAAAAACTTGCTGCTGAATTTCAAAAACATGGAAAAAAATGTATTCATATTAAAAGCTCAATTAAAAATGCTAATGATGCTAAAAGAATGGAGTTTGTTGAAGAAATTTTATATGAAGGTAATTTACAAAATTTAGAAAATACAATCCGAAAATTTAATCCCACACATATTATTGCAGGTTCTGAAATGGGAGTTGAATTAGCGGATAAACTTGTTGCTTCCTTTCAAATATCTGACGCCTCTAATCCTAGTACAACGCAATATCGAAGAAATAAGTATTATATGCAAGAAAGACTTTATGAGCAAGGAATTCCTTGTATAAAACAATTTAAATCAAATGATATGAATGAAATTATCCAATGGGTTAAAAGGTTCAGAACCTGGCCTATAGTCATTAAACCCTTAAATAGCGCAGCAAGTGATGGTGTTACCATTTGTGAAAATGAATTTGAAATTCAGGCTGCTTTTGATCGCATTTATAACCAAGAAAATAGATTAGGTATTAAAAATGAAGAAGTTCTTGTTCAAGAATATTTAGAAGGAACTCAATATTTTGTGAATACCGTGAGCTGGGATGGTATTCATTGTATATCAGATATTTGGGTTCAAAACAGAAGAAGACTGGAGGGCAGAGCCTTTTTATTTGAAAGCATGTCTTTATGTCCCAGTAAGGGTAAGATTGAAAATGAACTCAAAAAATATACTGAAAAAGTTTTATCTGCATTAAATTTAACCCATGGCGCCGCTCATAACGAAGTGATGTGGACAAAAGAGGGGCCGAAACTGATTGAGTTAAATGCCCGGTTAATGGGAGCTTCTATTGACGATGACTCATTTAGAACAGCTTTAGGCTATACTCAAGCACAACTTTTAGCTCTCGCCTATGTAAACCCAAAAGAGTTTATAAATAATTACACGCGACAAAATTATCGTTTATATAAAAATCTTTCTGAAGTATCCTTTATCTTTCATAAAGATGGCATATTAAAATCTTTTCCCAAAAAAAATAAAATTGAGAAATTAAGATCTTTTCATAGTTTTATCGGTTTGCCAGAACTCAATACCATTGTAAAAAAAACGGAAGACACTTTAGGGCTTCCAGGTTATGTTTATTTACTTCATGAAGATAAATATATTATAGAAAGTGATTTAAATACAATTTTAGAATGGCAAAGAAATAATGAAGTTTTTGAAATAGATGACATTGAATAATATTTAAATCATCTTAATTTCATTTTCCATACATAAAATAAAACACCATTATGCTGTTCTCCTAATGATGAAATTCTATCAGAATTATATGCAAATGACATTTTTTGATTTAATACGACAACAAAAATATTTTTTTCAGTAAAATACTTACTTAAATTTTTTGTAAATAAAATATTATTTGGAGCACTATTTACAGATTTTTCATACATACTTTCATACACTGGATCATCTGGAGATTCTTTTTCAAAGTAGGAGCTTTTTTTAAAAAAGGCAAAGTTTTTATTTGGATCATTTGATGAAAAACCAAATCCTGTCCACCAAAGCACATTCTCATCATCATCTCTAAATCTTGTGTATGTCAAATCAGTATCATAAAAAACAGTTTGAATTCCAACATTTTTTAATTGATAAATAATTTCACGAATATAAGGTAGAGAGTTTATATTTTTAATATTCGCCCAGTATGTATGAATATGAAATACCTTATCTTTCCATAATTCTTGTGGAATTTCATTTAATAGTGCTTTAGCACGCTCTATGTTTTGTTTTTGAATGGGAATTTCGGCACGATACTCTTTAATGGAACTGAATATGGGTATCATTTGATCTTCAGGAAGAATTTCTTTATAAAGAGATTTCGATGCAATCAAATTCCTATTGAGTGCTAATGAAACTGCTTCTCGAAACTTAGGATTTCTCCCTAATTCCGTTCGAAAATTAAATAAAAAACCACCATTCGAATAAATATGAGGAAAAATAATTCTCCTATCAGTTCCTGATTTTCCCCTTCCCGAATCTCCTAATAATATTTTAATATCACCTTCATCTTTATTGCTAAAAATAAATTTAATATATTTAGGAATATTTTCACTATTTTTTGCTTTCTTCAATACAAAAATATAATTTTCCCAATCGACATAATCCACTTTATATTTACCAAATCCAATAGGATATTTATTCCAATGTGAATAAGTATTATCAAATTCTTCGATAGGAACAATTGGAATTCTTCCAATTGATATTTTATTAAAAAATAAATTATTTTTTCTTTTTAATTTAAAAACTATATTATAATCATCAATAACTTTTATACCTTCAATTAACCCTGTTGGATATTCAATTGAATTTATTTTGCTAAAAATAATATTCTGATGACTTAATTTATCAAAATCAACAATATCATCTAAAATGCTAGCAAGTAGCTTACTTTTTATATTTGAAATTTGTTCCCTTATTAAGGAAAACTCAACATCATAAGCAGTTACCTCTCTTTTATTATGAAACAATATATTTTTTTTTAACCTTGCATGACAAGCGAAATTTTCACAATAATATTTCTCAAGAAGAGTATTTTGTGGCAATTCGTCGTCAAAATATGCTTGTTCTTTTGGAATAAGACTCCCATTTACAGATGCAGAAAATGTCTCAATAACGTGCGAAACTGCTTTAGATGCATCCCAAGGGATTTGAGGAATTTCAGATAAATTAATTGTAATCGTTTCATCTTCAGGATATTTATCTGTATTATTATACATTCTTTTTGACATTAAAAATACGAACAGTATAAATGGTAGAAAGATGACTAATAAGAATATTTTTCTTAATTTTATTTTCTTTATTGTCATATTCAAAATTCCGTCATTTTTTGTTTTTTATCTAAAAATCGATTTCAAAAATCTAGAAAGTCATATTATATTATACTACAAAAAAATCATACTATTATATAAAAATAAATAAATACTTGATTAAAGAAAATCACTTTGTTTTTACAAAAGAGGTAAACAATCTTCTTGGCTGCAGTCGGGAGTGAAGATCAACACTTTTCTCATTTAACACGAGTTCTTTGATTATTTTTGCCGCCCAAAAACCCGCTGAAAACCCTGTAGCAAGCCACCCGGTATTTCCTAAGATTCGGCCAAGCTTACCAAATTCACCAACAACGGGCAGCTCATCACAAGGGTAACAATCAACAAGTATTTTTTTTGATACTAAGGATAAGGGAAGTTGAGATAAAAGTTCTTCTCTCGTTTTTATTTCCAAATAATTTTGAATAATACCAAAAAGAATTTCTGAATGATATTTTTCGATATTTTGAAATACTTTTTCATCTATATGCGAATTTGTTAGATCAATCCCCGCACCTGCTCCAGGCAATAAAAATCGAGGACCTGATATTTTTAAATAAACATCATCATGATTTGAAAAAAATGTCGCACAAACATGTCCATTTGCAGCTCGAAAACTGATGGAAGGAAATGCAATATTTGATTTGCAGTGATATTCAAATAAAGTATCACTCATTGGAATTAAAATTTTTTCATACCTGGGAAGTAATTTAGAAATATTTAATGTATTTCCAAGAACTGCAATTTCACAATTTATTTTCGGGTGATTTTTAAACTCAATAGAACAAGAACTTTGTGTTTCATTAATCTTAACAGCCGCAGAGGAAATCAAATGAACGTTGTTTCGCTGTAGAGCTTGATATATTGTATTTTGAAATTCTTCTGGATTTTTACATATCAATGAGTTATTTTCTTCTAAATAAACATTTTTTAATTCTGTTTTTTTTAAACCAAAACCAAGTTTAAAAGCATCTTCTAATTCATCTGTTTCAAAATCTTTGGTACTTATTCTTAAACAGCTTGATGAAATCCAATTAGAATTATCGCCAATAAGAGGAAGTAAAGAATGTTGAAAATAAGCAATTCCCTTTGAACAAAACTCATGCAAATAAAGGGCCACTTCATGTCCATGCGCCACTTCAGCGCGCGTTGGAGGATCATTTAAAGAAGGCCAACACGTCCTTAGAGAAGAAAAAAAAGAACCCAAGAGCTCTGTTTTCTCAGGATAAATCAATCCTATTTTAAGCCCTTCCTGCGCAAGCAAAAGAGCACTAAAACAAGAAAAAACACCCGCCCCCACAACAGCAACATCAAATTCTTGTTCAGACATGGTTTATCTTTCACTTAAGGCCGCGTCCTTGGAATATCAATTAATTTAGTTTAAAGACTTTTTACAAACAAGGGAACACCAATCACCCATAATATGATTTTCAATAAATAACATTTTTTGAGATTTTAAAAACTCTTTAAAGTCTTGCATTTCCGCTACTAATATACCAGACAAAATAACGATTCCCTTATCAGTGATATGATCACGAATAGAAGGCATAATTGCTTTTAAGGGACGACTTTGAATATTCGCAATAATCATCTCAAACTCTTTTTCAACAATTTCCTCAATAGCTGAATTTGTAAAAATAATGTGCTGAGTTTGATTTACTTCTGCATTTTCGAGAGCAATCCTCATACAATCGGGATCGAGATCGTTTGCCACGATATGCGTGGCTCCTAATTTAGCCGCAGCAATGGCCAAAATGCCGCTTCCCGTCCCTACGTCCATCACACGCGAGGGAATGTTATATTTTAACATTACTTCCAAGCAGAGACGGGTGGTTTCATGCTGCCCCGTCCCAAAAGCCATCCCAGGATTGATAATAATTTTATGAGTTTGTCCAAATTGTGAGGGATTTTCCCAAGGTGGCAAAATGGCAATTTTGTCTTCAATAAGAATAGGCTTAAAGGATGCTTTCCAACTTTCTTGCCAATTTTGATCGGCAATAGGCTTTATCAAAAAAGTCTTTTGATCATAAGGAAACTGAATGGAAGTCAAAACATGTTCTAAAGATTTCTGAACAGATTCCAAATATTCCTTGTCTTCACTGTAAATAACAACAGGTGTTTCTTTGACCAATTCGGTGTAATAATCATGCCGCGGCGCTTGGGGATTGTATTCAGCTTCAACATCACAATCAATAGAGCCTAAAACAAAATTATCAATACCCAATTCCGTTAAAATTTCAGCAATGAATTCTTTATTTTCTTCTGGGACATGAATATCGAGTTCATAATAAGTCACTTTATTTTCTGTCATCAGGATAACCCTTTCCATTTCAAATACAAATAATTATTCATCGATAAAAGGGAATCATATCCATGTGCTCAGTGACACTGTGCCTGCACTTAACGTTTTGTGATATAGATTACTTGTGCAGGTTTTGAGGCTCCCCATTTCGGTAACAAATTCTGCCATATCCTTTTTCAGGAGAGAAACAAAGTGTTTTTACGAAGACAACACTTGCAAAGCAGGAATATGCAGCGTGTGGTCATTGGCGCGGGCGCTCTGGGGCTGTTTTTATACCATTGCCTTGAGCAGGAATATTCACAAAAAACATTAAAAATAATTTCAAACTCGTGGTTTCAAAAACCAATCATGATTGAATCATTGGATAAACATGTCGACCAACTAAATCCATCATCGTATTTTCTTGCAGAAAATCTTGAAAAAACATTTCCCTTATTGTCAGAAAAAACTATTATCTTTTATATTTGTTTGCCACCAGAGGCAAGCCTAACTGCATTAAATTATATTGAAATTATTTTAAACAAAAACCCTCAAATTAAAACTAACGTTATATTATTTATGAATAATGGAATTCTTGATTATCAATACCTAACTCAATTTATCAAGAAAGACTCATTGCATCGATGTAGAGAAACCTATTGCATGCGCGCCCTTGTTGTTTCAGGATTTATGCGCACCTTTTTAGATAACAAAATTCTAATTCAAAATACTTCGGGGAAAGAAATATATTATGGATTTTTTAAAAACAAGCCCCCTTTTTCAATAAACTTTATTCTCCCTAAAAATTATCTTACATGGCATTATTCTAAAAAATATCTTTGCTATGGAAATCGCGAAGTTTTTTGTTAATTTTACCCTTGGATTATATATTGGCCCTCAATATCTGCCGAACTCAAATATATATTTACTTTTAAACGATAAAAAATTGAAATCAACTATGAGAATATTCTGTTTATTGTTTAACGATAAAAATA is a window encoding:
- a CDS encoding VC0807 family protein encodes the protein MVQNNVDAPVVDKKSKENFLLSLLFFVIIPVLVLNKLSSTLGPLNALLLSLSVSLIYGIYDYFKRKQASLIAVLGITSILIKGIFACFKVDGLWFAIQEAAIPTFLGIFTIVSAWIGKPFVNYFIYNENIFKIEFLESKLKEKKAENAFKVLMWQITMVFGCAFFLSGLLNFILAIDIIVSPSGTEAFNKELAEMTWKSYIVIALPKTVISLFGLWWFIFRLKKLTGLNASEILKAE
- a CDS encoding O-methyltransferase, whose amino-acid sequence is MEFNLEDFNLSTVHEIINYISNRTKELGFDMASRPQTGALLRVLAASKPKGTFLEIGTGTGFGTAWLLEGMDADSKLISVESDAKVQSVAKEAFQRDTRLELVYENGAKFLKKQAPNSFDMIFADAFPGKYELLKETLELLKPGGLYVVDDMLPQIDWPADHYPLAKGVLENLKKLNNVTSVGLHWSSGLILLVPKT
- a CDS encoding aminotransferase class V-fold PLP-dependent enzyme, with amino-acid sequence MLKNKSYFNPNSNDEKWDFFRKNYTLDDEKIHFSLAIHVPHSISLNKEIDQFRKMIDFNPDFMRRERHKYTNQTLDAAARYLGTDKNLISLTDSSTMSLALILNGLQFNKGDEIITTNSEHYSLEKLCENTALNKELKIKKVNLINENNKFKKNTFIENIIKEINNKTSIIAISWVNSRYGIKLPLKEISIEIEKINYSRDENNKILLCVDGVHGFAIEYLESIHDLGVDFFATGCHKWLFGPRGTGLLWGTERAWKKLNPIIPSFEKIAWDHYLEWDGKTVTENDLIKSKMCTPGGFKSFEYIWALRHAFEYHEHIGKKKIHDRVHDLSVICKNELSAIPNLTMYTPMESEFSSGFICFNIAGIKACEIVQKMAEYNIIIGQSPYKESCARITPCIYNTEKEILLACKKIKEISEEIK
- a CDS encoding FAD/NAD(P)-binding protein, with product MNENKYDIIIIGAGAQAISFLAGICSYIKKNDNHYNLKIGIIDKKENFGCGRVYNHDFPWILMNTPATDLSIDKNNRFEFYEWIKKTIDPSILLENNYDFVPRNVFGLYLKDKYIDFKNQLYNKGIILEDIIDYAKDISIDKNEKVDILLESKNNIKTNYVVFATGPSNSDDYYNLKICKNYIHNPLPANQKLINIPKDANVGIIGSNLTAIDVAVTLKHLGHTGNIFMASRNGKLPEVKGKYLKSYPPHNAQYLNFKKLSEHKKDSLSLKDLIRYIRKDLALHGYHWRNFFFEKNSKPESFEDFKCRVEEAQTSPTPFNIVLGIIPEIAKTWRLVSQDQIDLFMSNYYRQVHQKHGAIPLVNAEKILKLMETGQLLLKGNLTDVNFKNQQFNLNFKNQESLKCDFVINATGPKKTICQNVPKLPFTTLCASGNVNETHIGGIIIDINTGKILTKNGFYQNKLRAIGHNAEGSHPFINNFAWILETSFEVAESLFCEVINAKRTDGT
- a CDS encoding ATP-grasp domain-containing protein: MQKELMALEDLICIVDAYSTGKKLAAEFQKHGKKCIHIKSSIKNANDAKRMEFVEEILYEGNLQNLENTIRKFNPTHIIAGSEMGVELADKLVASFQISDASNPSTTQYRRNKYYMQERLYEQGIPCIKQFKSNDMNEIIQWVKRFRTWPIVIKPLNSAASDGVTICENEFEIQAAFDRIYNQENRLGIKNEEVLVQEYLEGTQYFVNTVSWDGIHCISDIWVQNRRRLEGRAFLFESMSLCPSKGKIENELKKYTEKVLSALNLTHGAAHNEVMWTKEGPKLIELNARLMGASIDDDSFRTALGYTQAQLLALAYVNPKEFINNYTRQNYRLYKNLSEVSFIFHKDGILKSFPKKNKIEKLRSFHSFIGLPELNTIVKKTEDTLGLPGYVYLLHEDKYIIESDLNTILEWQRNNEVFEIDDIE
- a CDS encoding ABC transporter substrate-binding protein, which gives rise to MTIKKIKLRKIFLLVIFLPFILFVFLMSKRMYNNTDKYPEDETITINLSEIPQIPWDASKAVSHVIETFSASVNGSLIPKEQAYFDDELPQNTLLEKYYCENFACHARLKKNILFHNKREVTAYDVEFSLIREQISNIKSKLLASILDDIVDFDKLSHQNIIFSKINSIEYPTGLIEGIKVIDDYNIVFKLKRKNNLFFNKISIGRIPIVPIEEFDNTYSHWNKYPIGFGKYKVDYVDWENYIFVLKKAKNSENIPKYIKFIFSNKDEGDIKILLGDSGRGKSGTDRRIIFPHIYSNGGFLFNFRTELGRNPKFREAVSLALNRNLIASKSLYKEILPEDQMIPIFSSIKEYRAEIPIQKQNIERAKALLNEIPQELWKDKVFHIHTYWANIKNINSLPYIREIIYQLKNVGIQTVFYDTDLTYTRFRDDDENVLWWTGFGFSSNDPNKNFAFFKKSSYFEKESPDDPVYESMYEKSVNSAPNNILFTKNLSKYFTEKNIFVVVLNQKMSFAYNSDRISSLGEQHNGVLFYVWKMKLR
- a CDS encoding FAD-dependent oxidoreductase gives rise to the protein MSEQEFDVAVVGAGVFSCFSALLLAQEGLKIGLIYPEKTELLGSFFSSLRTCWPSLNDPPTRAEVAHGHEVALYLHEFCSKGIAYFQHSLLPLIGDNSNWISSSCLRISTKDFETDELEDAFKLGFGLKKTELKNVYLEENNSLICKNPEEFQNTIYQALQRNNVHLISSAAVKINETQSSCSIEFKNHPKINCEIAVLGNTLNISKLLPRYEKILIPMSDTLFEYHCKSNIAFPSISFRAANGHVCATFFSNHDDVYLKISGPRFLLPGAGAGIDLTNSHIDEKVFQNIEKYHSEILFGIIQNYLEIKTREELLSQLPLSLVSKKILVDCYPCDELPVVGEFGKLGRILGNTGWLATGFSAGFWAAKIIKELVLNEKSVDLHSRLQPRRLFTSFVKTK
- the prmA gene encoding 50S ribosomal protein L11 methyltransferase, which translates into the protein MTENKVTYYELDIHVPEENKEFIAEILTELGIDNFVLGSIDCDVEAEYNPQAPRHDYYTELVKETPVVIYSEDKEYLESVQKSLEHVLTSIQFPYDQKTFLIKPIADQNWQESWKASFKPILIEDKIAILPPWENPSQFGQTHKIIINPGMAFGTGQHETTRLCLEVMLKYNIPSRVMDVGTGSGILAIAAAKLGATHIVANDLDPDCMRIALENAEVNQTQHIIFTNSAIEEIVEKEFEMIIANIQSRPLKAIMPSIRDHITDKGIVILSGILVAEMQDFKEFLKSQKMLFIENHIMGDWCSLVCKKSLN